GGCGATATTGCACATTTCCGCAGACCAGATGGGATAGTAACGCACCCTACGTACCCTGCCATGCCAAGGACCGTGCTTTGTGGTCTGATCGCATCTATTCTTGGGAAGAGCGTGCTGGATGGAGAAAACTGGATGGGATATTCCATACTCAGTCCCGTTCGCACTGTAACCCAAGAAATGTCAATGCTTGGTAAGGGTTGGATGGGCAACAGCGGCGACTATTTTAACCGACTTACATCAATTCAGCTGATTGTAAACCCTCACTACCGCGTGTATTATGCAGGAGACCATTTTGAAACGCTTGTAGAAATGATCAGAGAAAGGAGGAGTGTTTTTCATACCTATCTCGGATCTGCTTTTTGCCTGACATTCCCGAGGTTTACAGGCGTAATCGATGCTGAAGAGATATCACCGGCACCAGGAGATATCCTCACCGCAATTACGATAGTTCCCACAAATATAGTTGAACGTTTGATCACCGAAACAGGAGAAAGGTATATACCGATGAGAGGAGCTCGTTATACAGTTGACCGCGACAGGAATTTTAAAGGAACTCTTAATTTTATCATTGAAGAGTCCGGTAGACCAATAAAGTTTAGAACAAGAGACTCTGCTGGTTCGGTCAATTATCGTATTCTGAAAGTTGAAAATGGAGTGATTTGCCTGTGGTGATTCCTTTCAGGGAGTGCGTTGCCCGACCCAAGTCCGGGGACGGGAATCCCAACCTTCTTACTGACCATCTCTTTGCGGTTGCAAAATTTATGGGTGATCCCAAAGGAGGCGATGAA
The DNA window shown above is from Thermosediminibacter oceani DSM 16646 and carries:
- the cas5 gene encoding CRISPR-associated protein Cas5 translates to MKLLVFELRGDIAHFRRPDGIVTHPTYPAMPRTVLCGLIASILGKSVLDGENWMGYSILSPVRTVTQEMSMLGKGWMGNSGDYFNRLTSIQLIVNPHYRVYYAGDHFETLVEMIRERRSVFHTYLGSAFCLTFPRFTGVIDAEEISPAPGDILTAITIVPTNIVERLITETGERYIPMRGARYTVDRDRNFKGTLNFIIEESGRPIKFRTRDSAGSVNYRILKVENGVICLW